GGCTCCTGGGGCGAACTGCGGGCGACCCAGCTTGTGCCGCTACCAATGAGCAAAGCCAGCAGTGCAGCAACTACGGGCCGCTTCATCGTCCATCCTCCTTGTCTTAACGTGGCGCACATGACGGCATCGTGCGGAAGGGCAAAGGTCTGCCGGCGAGGCTGGAGCGATTGCCGCCTCGGCTGGACTACGTCTGTAGCCGTCTCCCCATGGCCATCGCGCCCGATCTCTCTCCGCCGAATGCTCATGAGCGGGGCTCGTGGTGGGCTAAGTGCTCAGAACCCGATCCCCCTTCTTGCCAGAGTTCAACCTTAGAAACGGATCTTCCGCTTGCTGGCCTGGTCAGGCGCCCCTTGGTCGCGCAGCGGGGCGCCACTGTGCTTGTTGCAGTAGGCACTCGGGGCCTGTTCGCGCGGAAACACCTCCGTGACGATCTCCGGGCAGCTCTCCGTAGCCAAGAGTTTGGTCTCGTTGCAGATTTCCACCCGCACCACCGACTCGGGCATGACAAAGTCTTCGACCGGGAGTTGCAAGGTGTCGTGCGCTGCCCTCATGAAAGGGGCCCAGATGGGGAGCGCCGCCACCGCCCCGGACTGACCGCCGCCCAATGTCACAGACGGGTCATCGACTCCCACCCATACGCCGGCGGCAATTTGCGGCGTGAAGCCGATGAACCAGGCATCGGAGAAGTCGTTGGTGGTGCCGGTTTTGCCAGCTGCCGGCCGGGTAAAGCCGTACACGGTGCGCGCCAGACGCCCGGTGCCCCGACCCATATCCAGCACGTCGCGCATCATGTCGGTGATGATGTAGGCGCTCCTCTCGGACAGCACTTCCTGTGGCACCGGGTGGTACTCTTCCAGCACATTGCCGAACTTGTCCTCAACGCGCAGGATGGCCAGCGGGCGCATCAACACGCCCTTGTTGCCGAAGGCCGCGAAGGCAGCCACCATTTCGATGGGAATAACCGTCTCTGCGCCGAGCGCCAGGGCCGGCACCGGCAAAAGAGGCGTGCTGATGCCGAGCCGCTTGGCGTATTCCACCACCACCTCCGGGGGAACCGCCTCCAGGATCAAGCGTGCGGTGACCAGGTTCAACGACCTGGCGAGGGCCTCGCGCAAGGTGGTCTTGCCCCCCACGGAACCGTCGTAGTTTGAGGGCGTCCAGCGCTTGCCCCCGGGCACGTCCAGCACCACCGGCTGGTTGAGCAGCTCATAGCACGGCGGATAGCCGTTGTCGATGGCCGCCAGGTAGACGAACGGCTTGAAGGCCGAGCCGGGCTGCCGGTGCGCCTGTGTGGCGCGATTGAACTCCGATTCGCGAAAATCGCGCCCGCCGACCATGGCCAGGATGTACCCAGTGTTCGGCTCCAGCGCCACCAGCGCCACCTGCACCTTAGCCTTCTCGTTGAGAAGCGAGTCCACCAAGGCGCGATCCCGCATGAGGGTGCGCAAGCCGGCCTTCTTCAGCAGCGAGGGCGGCACCAACTTGGCGAACTCAGTCTCCGGGTGCGCGAGAATCCAAGCGCGTTGCCGCGCTTCCACGGTGGGGATGTGCGCGGCAATGGCGCGATTGGCGCACGCTTGCACTCTCGTGTCCAGCGTGGTGAACACACGCAAGCCACCAGTGTAGATATCCATGCCATAGCGCGCAATGAGCTCGCGCCGGACGTGCTCGGCAAAGTAAGGGGCCAACTCCTGCTCCATTGGCTCCCGGCTCACCACACCCAGAGGTGCCTCTATTGCCGCCCGGTACTCTTCCTCGCTGATGTACTTGAGATCCCGCATGCGCCGCAAGACCAGATTGCGGCGGCTCAGGGCGCGCTCCGGGTACCTGAAGGGCGAATAGTACCCGGCATTGGGCAAGAGAGCAGTGAGGAGCGCGGCCTCAGGCAACGTGACCTCCTGGACGTGCTTGCCGAAGTAATAGGTCGCAGCCGCCTCCACACCGTAGACGCCGGGCCCCAGGTAGGACTGATTGAGGTACATCTCCAGAATCTCGCGCTTGCTGTAGGTGCGCTCGATCTGGATCGCGGTGAAAATCTCTTTGATCTTCCGGCTGATGGATTTTTCCTTGGTCAGGTAGAGGTCGCGAGCCAGTTGTTGCGTGAGCGTGCTGACCCCGCGCGGCGTCCTCATGCGCAGCACGCCGCTGAGCGCGGCCTTTACCCAACGCCGCGGCACCACTCCCCAGTGACGGAAGAAGCGGTGGTCCTCCGAGGCCAGCACGCTTTTCCACACATAGTCCGGCATGCTCGCCAAGGGCACCAACACCCTGTTCTTGACGTAGAACTCCTTGAACACCTGCCCGTCCGCGGCGTACAGCTTGGTGGAAAGTTCGGGACTATATTCTTCCAGTTGCTTCAACGAAGGCAACTGCCGCGTGAGGGCAAGCAGATATGCCGCGATACCCAAGATGAGCACAAGGAGGGCTATGCCAAGCGGGCGCCGCCACGTGGGCCCGCGTTGGTCATTGCCCCTATCGCGCAAAACTGTCGCCTGCAATGAACGTCGGAACTTCCTTCTCATAAAACCTCGCTATCAAAATGGAGCGCCGCCATGTTGGCGCGCTTCTGCTTTCTCGCTCCTCACAAAAATCGCCTTCACGGGCAGCACCAAGCGGCTGGAACAGGTCGACCCAAAGGGCGCCCGCTGAGGCACCACGCTTATGGCGCAGCCACCGGGAGCGCCACCTGCGCCACGTCTACGGCACCTTGCTCTGCTGACCACCTCTTGAGCCAGATCCCTCCCTGGTCAATCACGCCGAAGGAAAAGTGCCTGATCCAGTCCCCGGGGTTGAGATACACCCCGCCGTCAAGCTGCTGGCACACCGGCTCGTGGGTGTGGGCCAAAACTACGACGTCGAACCCCTGCCGAAGCGTCTGCTGCGCAAAGGCGCGATAATCCTCGTGCGCGGAGAACTCCCGCTGCGCGCCATGGTTGCGACTGAGCTCCGAAAAGAACTCGGCGATGGGCACTCCCACGTCGGGGTGGACCGCCCGGTACAGGGCGGTGGCGATCCTGTTTTGCAGCACGCGCTTTAGCAGGCGGTAGCCGCGGTCCTTGGTGTAGAGACCGTCCCCGTGGGAGACAAAGACCCTCTGCCCGGCCACCGTCGCCTGGAAGTCTTGCGGGTGCACGGTCACACCTACTTCGCGCGTGAGAAAATCGCGCATCCAGAAATCGTGGTTGCCCGCCACATAGTGCACCTCGGTACCTGAGCGCACCAGCTCAGACAGCGCGCACAGCGTGCGGAAGTAGCGGTTGACCACTACGCGCCGATACTCGAACCAGAAGTCAAACAGGTCACCACAGATGCAGAGCATGGCAAAGCATGGGGCCGCCTGTGCGAGGAAGTTATGCAGCCGCGCTGCCTTTTCCTCTTCAGTCGCGCTGCCACCCCCGCGCAGGTGCGCATCAGCAATGAACGCAGCATGAGGCACAGAAATCATCTTCGGCGCGATCCAGTGTTCATCAGGCGAGTAAATGTAAGGAAGCGCCCGGCAATTGTCAAGTCTTTCTTGGCCCCCTGGGCTCGGTGCCCGGGTCGGGCCATGAGCCGCCGGCGTTACCGGCAAAAAAGAGCGCCCGTCCCAGGGTCAGCGCTCTCGGACGGGCGTTGCGGAACGAATGCTCGTGCCTGCCGCCCCTGCACGCAGGGCTCAATTGCTCACCGCCTCGGTGCGCCCCTCCTCGCGCGGGCCGTCCCGGCGCACCGGCTTGCGGCCGATCTCGGTGAAGGTCAGGTTTCCCCCTTTGTGGCCGATGCGAATGCGGCTGCCGTCACCAAACCTGCCGCGCAAGATCTCCTCGGCAATGGGGTCTTCCACCATCTTCTGGATGGTTCGCCGCAGCGGGCGCGCGCCAAAAACCGGGTCGAAGCCCTTCGTGGCCAGCAGCTCCCGTGCGCCCTT
The genomic region above belongs to candidate division KSB1 bacterium and contains:
- a CDS encoding UDP-2,3-diacylglucosamine diphosphatase: MISVPHAAFIADAHLRGGGSATEEEKAARLHNFLAQAAPCFAMLCICGDLFDFWFEYRRVVVNRYFRTLCALSELVRSGTEVHYVAGNHDFWMRDFLTREVGVTVHPQDFQATVAGQRVFVSHGDGLYTKDRGYRLLKRVLQNRIATALYRAVHPDVGVPIAEFFSELSRNHGAQREFSAHEDYRAFAQQTLRQGFDVVVLAHTHEPVCQQLDGGVYLNPGDWIRHFSFGVIDQGGIWLKRWSAEQGAVDVAQVALPVAAP
- a CDS encoding PBP1A family penicillin-binding protein gives rise to the protein MRRKFRRSLQATVLRDRGNDQRGPTWRRPLGIALLVLILGIAAYLLALTRQLPSLKQLEEYSPELSTKLYAADGQVFKEFYVKNRVLVPLASMPDYVWKSVLASEDHRFFRHWGVVPRRWVKAALSGVLRMRTPRGVSTLTQQLARDLYLTKEKSISRKIKEIFTAIQIERTYSKREILEMYLNQSYLGPGVYGVEAAATYYFGKHVQEVTLPEAALLTALLPNAGYYSPFRYPERALSRRNLVLRRMRDLKYISEEEYRAAIEAPLGVVSREPMEQELAPYFAEHVRRELIARYGMDIYTGGLRVFTTLDTRVQACANRAIAAHIPTVEARQRAWILAHPETEFAKLVPPSLLKKAGLRTLMRDRALVDSLLNEKAKVQVALVALEPNTGYILAMVGGRDFRESEFNRATQAHRQPGSAFKPFVYLAAIDNGYPPCYELLNQPVVLDVPGGKRWTPSNYDGSVGGKTTLREALARSLNLVTARLILEAVPPEVVVEYAKRLGISTPLLPVPALALGAETVIPIEMVAAFAAFGNKGVLMRPLAILRVEDKFGNVLEEYHPVPQEVLSERSAYIITDMMRDVLDMGRGTGRLARTVYGFTRPAAGKTGTTNDFSDAWFIGFTPQIAAGVWVGVDDPSVTLGGGQSGAVAALPIWAPFMRAAHDTLQLPVEDFVMPESVVRVEICNETKLLATESCPEIVTEVFPREQAPSAYCNKHSGAPLRDQGAPDQASKRKIRF